The genomic segment GCCCGTCTCGAAGACGGAATCCTCTCGGTTCATCTGCCAAAGCGCGAAGCCCGCAAGCCCAAGGCCATCAAGGTCGCTTAAGGTCGCTTAAGGTCGCGAATCTTCACAGAAGCAAAATTCACACAAGAAAAAGGAAAAATCTAATGAGCAACGAAATCACTCAGACTCCCGAAACGGCCACCGCCCGCCGCCAATCCTGGCACCGTCCGCGCTATGCGGTCAAACCTGGCAAGGAAGCCTACGAATTGAAGGTCTACCTTCCCGGAGTGCCCAAGGCCCAAGCGGAAGTGACGATCGAAAAAGACCAATTGCTGGTCGTAGGACGCCGGAGTTCCGTGCGGCCCGAGGGATCCAAGGTCGTTCACGAAGAACTGAACGCCGACGACTACCGTCTCCAGCTGCAGCTCAACGTGAACATTAATCCCGAAAGCATCGCCGCCCAATCCGAAAACGGCGTCCTAACGATCCATCTCCCACTGGCCGAAGAAAGCAAGCCACGGGCGATCACCGTTGAATAACCATTTTGGAGTAAAGACTCCAAGTAGGAGAAATTGAGAATACAGCCCGGCGCCGCAAGGTGCCGGGCTTTTTCTTAGGGACCACCATCGAAATGGCTCTCGCCATTCCGCTACCACTTCGGCGTGGACAGATGAGGCAAATGGAAAGACCTGACCGCTCTTCCCCGAACCGGAGGCGCAGCTGCCGCCCTACCTCCCAGCGGCCGCAAAAACGCAAAATCGAGAGCTGGAAGCTCTCGCTACTCTCTCCTCTCTATCGCAAAAGCCCTACTCCGGCAACCCAGCCAAAGTAGTGAGAGCT from the Puniceicoccus vermicola genome contains:
- a CDS encoding Hsp20/alpha crystallin family protein is translated as MSNEITQTPETATARRQSWHRPRYAVKPGKEAYELKVYLPGVPKAQAEVTIEKDQLLVVGRRSSVRPEGSKVVHEELNADDYRLQLQLNVNINPESIAAQSENGVLTIHLPLAEESKPRAITVE